One part of the Rhodospirillales bacterium genome encodes these proteins:
- a CDS encoding substrate-binding domain-containing protein gives MRVLKHVAFAATLGLFSGAAVADEYQGVPRTFLWNPGTMSITDASEYKKEGPYTIGFSNASISNPWRVAMLHGIEAAAERNADRLKRFIITDANDDPSKQAADVQDLIAQGVDILLISPATAEAMDPVIRRAKRQGVPVVLVDRSVPSTENFITFVTASDQALGRISAQWLAETLNFEGKVVMLGGLAGASPAENRIKAAMEVFDQYPGIEVLETQYTSWSPANGKTIMSALIQKYSEDINGVWADSGLQGSGSIEAFLAAGYEDGTIPPHTGGDFNAMYQLSVNHNVPMVGVDYPPAMGAEAFEVLFDVLDGKGIPSRIEVNQQVVVSAGAETASVKADIYVKDYALMDKPGSVIMSSGVGADYDPATFSASYPK, from the coding sequence ATGCGTGTTCTCAAACATGTGGCCTTTGCCGCGACTCTTGGCCTGTTCTCAGGCGCTGCCGTAGCAGACGAATATCAGGGCGTGCCACGCACGTTCCTGTGGAACCCGGGGACCATGTCGATCACCGACGCCTCTGAGTACAAGAAAGAGGGGCCCTATACGATCGGCTTCTCCAATGCGTCGATCTCCAACCCGTGGCGGGTTGCGATGCTGCATGGCATCGAAGCCGCTGCGGAGCGTAACGCCGACAGGCTCAAGCGCTTCATCATCACGGACGCCAATGACGACCCCTCCAAGCAAGCCGCGGACGTGCAGGACCTGATTGCACAGGGTGTGGACATTCTGCTGATCTCGCCCGCCACCGCAGAGGCCATGGATCCGGTGATTCGCCGCGCCAAGCGCCAAGGTGTGCCCGTAGTCCTTGTGGACCGTTCTGTGCCGTCGACCGAGAACTTCATCACCTTTGTCACGGCCTCTGACCAGGCTCTGGGCCGCATCTCGGCACAGTGGCTGGCCGAAACGCTGAACTTTGAAGGCAAGGTCGTGATGCTGGGTGGGCTCGCAGGGGCGTCGCCCGCCGAAAACCGCATCAAGGCCGCGATGGAAGTCTTCGACCAGTATCCCGGCATCGAGGTTCTGGAGACACAATACACCAGCTGGTCTCCTGCCAATGGCAAGACCATCATGTCCGCCTTGATCCAGAAATACAGCGAAGACATCAACGGCGTCTGGGCGGATTCGGGTCTGCAAGGCTCCGGTTCCATCGAAGCCTTCCTCGCGGCGGGTTATGAAGATGGCACTATCCCACCCCATACTGGAGGTGACTTCAACGCGATGTACCAGCTGTCGGTCAATCACAACGTGCCGATGGTTGGTGTCGACTATCCCCCAGCCATGGGAGCAGAGGCGTTTGAAGTGCTTTTTGACGTACTCGACGGCAAGGGCATTCCGAGCCGGATTGAGGTGAACCAGCAGGTTGTTGTCTCCGCAGGCGCAGAGACTGCATCTGTGAAGGCCGACATCTACGTCAAGGACTATGCGCTGATGGATAAACCGGGCTCGGTCATCATGTCCTCGGGTGTTGGCGCGGATTATGATCCGGCGACCTTCTCCGCATCCTATCCCAAGTAA
- a CDS encoding ABC transporter permease: MSNILRATHAQPVHLVVVALIALVFVVGTTSSDRFATPLNLANVQDQMVALAIVALAQTIVILSGGIDLSYAGALSFLAVVFAALAGDSAGTLLIAMAVVIGLGILIGVVNGAVTAYVGVHPLITTLGTSTILAGGALLITRQPTGSVPLFFEDLMYGRLGVVPYGMIFVVVLYVIIGFMLWRTAFGTRIYAIGDNEAAAAVSGLPVKTTKVVIYALSGLLCAVAAAYMTGRFGVGDPRAGVGFDLRSITPVIVGGTLLAGGKGGVLGTALAVILLALLANVLNFMNVSSFYEWIVEGVIIIAAVSFFAGKRKG; the protein is encoded by the coding sequence ATGAGCAATATTCTCCGCGCCACGCACGCCCAGCCGGTTCATCTGGTTGTCGTCGCGCTGATCGCACTTGTGTTTGTCGTGGGTACGACCTCGTCTGACCGCTTTGCCACACCGCTCAATCTGGCCAATGTGCAGGACCAAATGGTCGCTCTGGCCATTGTGGCTCTGGCGCAGACCATCGTGATCTTGTCCGGTGGCATTGACCTGAGCTATGCTGGTGCCCTGAGCTTTTTGGCCGTTGTCTTTGCAGCATTGGCAGGGGACAGCGCGGGAACGCTTCTGATCGCCATGGCCGTTGTGATCGGTCTCGGTATCCTGATCGGCGTCGTCAATGGCGCGGTCACGGCCTATGTGGGCGTCCATCCTCTGATCACAACACTTGGGACATCGACCATCCTCGCAGGTGGCGCACTCCTGATCACGCGCCAGCCGACGGGCTCTGTTCCGCTGTTTTTCGAGGATTTGATGTATGGACGGCTTGGCGTTGTTCCCTACGGCATGATATTCGTCGTGGTACTTTATGTGATCATCGGCTTCATGCTCTGGCGCACGGCCTTTGGGACGCGAATCTACGCCATTGGCGACAATGAGGCTGCGGCGGCTGTGTCAGGCCTGCCAGTCAAAACGACAAAGGTGGTAATTTATGCGTTGTCAGGCCTGCTCTGCGCCGTGGCCGCAGCGTATATGACAGGCCGGTTCGGCGTCGGTGATCCGCGCGCTGGTGTTGGATTTGACCTGCGCTCCATTACGCCCGTCATTGTCGGCGGAACCCTTCTCGCAGGGGGCAAGGGTGGGGTGTTGGGGACGGCGCTTGCCGTGATCTTGCTGGCCCTGCTAGCCAATGTGCTGAACTTCATGAATGTCAGCAGCTTCTACGAATGGATCGTGGAAGGGGTGATCATCATCGCCGCTGTGTCCTTTTTTGCAGGAAAGAGGAAGGGATGA
- a CDS encoding class II aldolase/adducin family protein codes for MRCDFAACYQPIDLYGMSDISGAHLSARVPGAEQFLINPYGLLFDQITASSLVEVDQKGQMIGESDDPFNPAVFLIHSCIRRAQLDVHCVLHTHTRAGNAVAMQKDGVLPLYQKVLIILGWTACLDFEGVVLDSSEQERMVNSLGDKMILTLGNHSLLTCGDTVGALFVWMHRIEKACRFHVDGLEGGVPLNHFSDEVQQKTIEQGAQDLCNQRPYPFRYGMAQPHHSARTRATGVRQTMPKFLTQEQVDSYWRDGFLSPVDIMSKDEALEIRSELERVEAAYGSVHFMAKPYLVTEVGDRLLHDSRILDVVEDIIGPDIMAWDGAFIIKEPDRKTHISWHQDLTYWGLDTVNDLVSIWFALSPATPESGTMRMVPASHRTGQLSHHATDDDTNILSRGQTLDVEIDEARAVDNTLWPGQMSLHHGLTFHASMPNVSADRRIGFNANMIRPSVRQLRVENDTAMLLRGTDEHGHYRLEDRARGDFVPEDVQRQGEISLVRGKEVNYDPTGRLVNTVFKGEVAE; via the coding sequence ATGCGCTGCGATTTCGCCGCCTGCTACCAGCCAATTGATCTCTATGGCATGTCCGATATCTCGGGCGCTCACCTTTCGGCCCGCGTGCCCGGGGCCGAGCAGTTCCTGATCAACCCCTACGGTCTGCTGTTCGACCAGATCACGGCCAGCTCGCTGGTCGAGGTCGACCAGAAGGGCCAGATGATCGGCGAGAGCGACGATCCGTTCAACCCGGCGGTCTTCCTGATCCACTCCTGCATTCGTCGTGCCCAGTTGGATGTGCATTGCGTGCTCCACACGCACACGCGCGCCGGCAATGCGGTCGCCATGCAGAAGGACGGTGTTCTGCCGTTGTACCAGAAGGTGCTGATCATCCTGGGCTGGACCGCCTGTCTCGACTTCGAGGGCGTCGTGCTCGACAGCTCCGAGCAGGAGCGCATGGTCAATAGCTTGGGCGACAAGATGATCCTGACCCTCGGGAACCACAGCCTGCTGACCTGTGGTGACACGGTCGGCGCGCTTTTCGTCTGGATGCACAGGATCGAGAAGGCCTGCCGCTTCCACGTCGACGGGCTTGAGGGCGGCGTGCCGCTCAACCACTTCAGCGACGAGGTCCAGCAGAAGACCATCGAACAAGGGGCTCAAGATCTTTGCAACCAACGGCCATACCCGTTTCGGTATGGAATGGCCCAGCCTCATCACTCAGCTCGAACGCGAGCTACTGGAGTTAGACAGACAATGCCCAAATTCCTCACCCAGGAGCAGGTTGATAGCTATTGGCGTGACGGATTTCTCTCGCCGGTCGACATCATGTCGAAGGACGAGGCGCTGGAGATACGCAGCGAGTTGGAGCGAGTCGAGGCCGCCTACGGTTCGGTCCACTTCATGGCGAAGCCCTATCTCGTGACCGAGGTCGGCGACCGGTTGCTGCACGACTCGCGCATTCTCGATGTGGTGGAAGATATCATCGGGCCCGACATCATGGCTTGGGACGGCGCCTTCATCATCAAGGAGCCCGATCGGAAGACCCACATCTCCTGGCACCAGGACCTGACCTACTGGGGTCTCGACACCGTCAACGACCTGGTCTCGATCTGGTTTGCACTGTCGCCGGCGACACCGGAGAGTGGGACCATGAGGATGGTTCCGGCGAGTCACCGGACGGGTCAGCTGTCGCATCACGCAACGGACGACGACACCAACATTCTCTCCCGCGGCCAGACGCTCGATGTCGAGATCGACGAGGCCAGGGCCGTCGACAACACCCTGTGGCCCGGCCAGATGTCGTTGCATCACGGACTGACCTTCCACGCCTCGATGCCGAACGTCTCGGCCGACCGGCGCATCGGCTTCAACGCGAACATGATCCGCCCGTCGGTGCGCCAGCTCCGCGTCGAGAACGACACCGCGATGCTGCTGCGCGGCACCGACGAACACGGGCACTATCGCCTTGAAGACCGCGCCCGTGGCGACTTCGTGCCCGAGGACGTTCAGCGCCAAGGCGAGATCAGCTTGGTGCGCGGCAAGGAGGTCAACTACGACCCGACGGGTCGTCTGGTGAACACGGTGTTCAAGGGCGAAGTGGCCGAGTAG
- a CDS encoding amidohydrolase family protein, giving the protein MSKITITGASVWDGVSDSAYPASVTIEGNKITRVAKGEDGPIDTQGEIIDGSGHTLMPGMVEGHCHPSFTGINQPPELGLLSSEEHMLLTAQNLHLLLSHGFTSIFEAASAKPLLGVTARNAIETDMIDGPRMMASSPEVTTTAGLGDERKRHIHQESFGLIADGPDEMRRVARECVRDGVDIMKINISGDEFVSHARAETTPTEPEELEAFVKVARAFGKKVAAHARSSESVKRAIRAGVDCIYHCDFADEEALDMLEEVKDRIWVGPAFGLVHNCTKEGEPAGITKEVAEELHLFRKFDATCATYHEIRKRGIRVVVGGDYGLAVTPMGQNARDIEHFVTYFGYDSVDALKCATTVGQSLMGRSHDLGYVKEGYLADLLLVKGDVTKDVSLVQHQDNLSMIMKDGVMFKDPRSGINAGGLIRAAAE; this is encoded by the coding sequence ATGTCCAAGATCACCATCACAGGTGCGTCCGTTTGGGACGGTGTTTCTGATAGCGCGTATCCGGCGTCTGTCACAATTGAAGGCAACAAGATCACAAGGGTTGCAAAAGGTGAGGATGGCCCGATTGACACCCAAGGCGAGATCATTGACGGGTCCGGCCACACGCTGATGCCGGGAATGGTTGAAGGCCATTGCCATCCCAGTTTCACTGGCATCAACCAGCCGCCAGAACTGGGTCTTCTCTCAAGCGAAGAGCATATGCTGTTGACGGCGCAGAACCTGCATCTGCTGCTGAGCCATGGATTTACCTCGATCTTTGAAGCCGCATCTGCCAAGCCCCTGCTGGGTGTGACAGCCCGCAACGCCATTGAGACGGATATGATTGACGGGCCGCGCATGATGGCAAGCAGCCCGGAAGTGACGACGACCGCCGGCCTCGGGGATGAGCGCAAGCGCCACATCCATCAGGAAAGCTTTGGCCTCATCGCCGATGGTCCCGACGAGATGCGCCGCGTTGCGCGGGAATGTGTCCGTGACGGCGTCGACATCATGAAGATCAACATCTCGGGCGACGAATTTGTCAGCCACGCACGGGCTGAAACCACACCGACTGAGCCGGAAGAACTGGAGGCCTTCGTCAAGGTCGCCCGGGCCTTCGGCAAGAAAGTGGCTGCCCATGCCCGCTCGTCTGAATCGGTGAAACGTGCCATTCGCGCCGGTGTCGATTGCATCTACCACTGCGACTTTGCTGACGAAGAAGCGCTGGACATGCTGGAAGAGGTCAAGGACCGCATCTGGGTCGGTCCGGCCTTCGGCCTTGTCCACAATTGCACCAAGGAAGGCGAGCCAGCAGGCATTACCAAAGAGGTGGCGGAGGAACTACACCTTTTCCGCAAGTTCGACGCGACCTGCGCCACCTATCACGAAATACGCAAGCGTGGCATTCGCGTCGTGGTGGGCGGAGACTACGGCTTGGCAGTCACGCCCATGGGTCAGAATGCCCGGGATATCGAGCATTTCGTAACCTATTTCGGCTACGATTCGGTCGACGCGCTGAAATGTGCCACAACCGTGGGTCAAAGTCTTATGGGCCGCAGCCATGACCTGGGCTATGTGAAAGAAGGCTATCTGGCAGATCTTCTGCTGGTGAAGGGTGATGTGACCAAGGATGTCAGCCTCGTTCAGCATCAGGACAACCTCTCCATGATCATGAAAGACGGGGTAATGTTCAAAGATCCCCGCAGCGGTATCAACGCTGGCGGGCTCATTCGCGCAGCAGCGGAATAA
- a CDS encoding ABC transporter permease encodes MSATTTNPAPTKNRNTVRATQRRELLMLLGFLVVIWAVTTALSPRFLTPANLKDVLIQAAPLGFVVIGQMIVIIVRGLDLSVASIMATVAVLSTSLIDSTPIIFAIGLMLGAVIGAVNGYLVAYRNVTPFLATLATMIVLQGIRFAYTGGAPGGSLPETFRWLATGNILGIPVALIALSVVAFAMHWLLERTVFGRRLKLYGDSPSAAYMTGAPTKLLVVMAFVISGVMAACAGLFLVGYVGIVDNWTGRGYELDSIAAAVIGGAALSGGKGSVPGVLLAALILVSLFNIVVILGLSIELQLVIKGTLIILAAAVYMKRSRN; translated from the coding sequence ATGAGTGCAACAACCACAAACCCCGCCCCGACCAAGAACCGCAACACGGTCCGCGCGACGCAACGCCGGGAGCTTCTCATGCTCCTTGGCTTTCTGGTCGTGATCTGGGCTGTCACAACCGCGCTCTCGCCGCGCTTTCTGACACCGGCCAACCTTAAGGACGTCCTGATCCAGGCAGCACCGCTTGGCTTCGTGGTCATCGGTCAGATGATCGTCATCATTGTGCGCGGGCTCGATCTGTCTGTGGCCTCGATCATGGCAACGGTGGCAGTACTCTCGACATCGTTGATCGACAGTACGCCCATCATCTTTGCCATTGGCTTGATGCTGGGTGCCGTGATCGGCGCGGTAAATGGCTATCTCGTGGCTTATCGCAATGTCACGCCGTTTCTTGCGACGCTGGCAACCATGATCGTTCTGCAAGGCATCCGTTTTGCCTATACTGGCGGTGCACCGGGCGGTTCGCTACCTGAGACGTTCCGCTGGCTGGCCACGGGGAACATTCTTGGTATCCCGGTTGCGCTGATTGCCTTGAGTGTTGTTGCCTTCGCCATGCACTGGCTGCTTGAGCGTACGGTGTTTGGGCGCAGGCTCAAGCTCTACGGAGACAGTCCCTCTGCAGCCTATATGACAGGCGCACCGACCAAACTCCTCGTGGTGATGGCCTTTGTCATCTCTGGCGTGATGGCGGCCTGTGCCGGGCTCTTTCTGGTGGGCTATGTGGGCATTGTCGACAATTGGACCGGGCGCGGATACGAGCTCGACAGTATTGCGGCAGCTGTCATCGGCGGCGCGGCTCTGTCGGGCGGTAAAGGCTCCGTTCCGGGCGTGCTGCTTGCTGCGCTGATCCTTGTGTCGCTCTTCAATATCGTGGTGATCCTGGGCCTGTCGATTGAATTGCAATTGGTGATCAAGGGGACACTGATTATCCTCGCTGCTGCCGTCTACATGAAACGGTCGCGCAACTGA
- a CDS encoding sugar ABC transporter ATP-binding protein has product MARPYLAARGLCKSFGSNEVLRDIEFEVHGGCAVALCGENGAGKSTLIKLLTGLYTPTGGHVEFEGTKAGWTDSRQSLEAGIAVVHQEFSVIGALSIAENIFLGVEPRTRLGFIDRKALNANAQKLLDDLGIMLNPDDLVETLSVADKQTVEIAKALRSEAKVLILDEPTAVLSQNETRHLFRIIHDLRARGLGLVYVSHRLDEIFEICTDITVIKDGAVTSKGPTSDYTPDSVIAAMVGRELGDLFPSKADTARANGDKVLEVTNLVVAPGLPPASLDVHAGEIVGLAGLVGSGRTELALALFGAVPSTGDVSLMSEPMPHRDPAGCIEAGILMLTESRKDDGLFLNSSVARNFAATTPGFGVYHNAVPPGHEEERAAILKERRGVVVDHVGLPISALSGGNQQKVLVARLLENRPKLLILDEPTRGVDVGAKAEIYKSLRELADEGMALLVISSELIEIVGLCDRVHVMRDGELAAELTGAEITEEAIISVAAAETSTHHGVAA; this is encoded by the coding sequence ATGGCCCGGCCATATCTGGCCGCCCGCGGCTTGTGTAAGTCTTTTGGCTCCAACGAGGTGCTCAGAGATATTGAGTTTGAAGTGCATGGCGGCTGTGCCGTCGCTCTGTGTGGCGAGAACGGTGCCGGGAAATCCACCCTCATCAAGCTGCTGACAGGACTCTACACACCTACGGGCGGCCATGTGGAATTCGAAGGCACCAAAGCGGGTTGGACTGATTCGCGTCAAAGCCTGGAAGCCGGGATTGCCGTGGTGCATCAGGAGTTTTCCGTCATCGGAGCGTTGTCGATTGCGGAAAACATTTTTCTTGGCGTTGAGCCGCGCACGCGTTTGGGGTTCATTGACCGCAAAGCGTTGAACGCAAATGCCCAGAAGTTGCTAGATGATCTCGGCATCATGCTGAACCCCGATGATCTGGTCGAAACGCTCTCTGTCGCGGACAAACAAACGGTCGAGATCGCCAAGGCATTGCGGTCCGAAGCCAAGGTTCTGATCCTCGACGAACCCACCGCTGTTTTGAGTCAGAACGAAACCCGACATCTGTTCCGCATCATCCATGATCTGCGCGCGCGCGGCCTAGGATTGGTCTATGTCTCGCATCGCCTGGATGAAATTTTTGAGATTTGCACCGACATCACGGTGATCAAGGACGGTGCTGTGACCTCGAAAGGTCCCACAAGTGACTATACCCCTGACAGTGTCATCGCGGCCATGGTGGGACGCGAGCTTGGCGATCTCTTCCCGTCCAAGGCCGATACGGCCCGTGCTAATGGCGACAAGGTCCTCGAAGTCACGAACCTCGTTGTAGCACCAGGGCTTCCACCTGCCAGTTTGGATGTCCATGCGGGCGAAATCGTGGGGCTTGCGGGCTTGGTGGGTTCTGGCCGGACCGAACTCGCTTTGGCGCTCTTTGGCGCGGTGCCCAGCACCGGCGACGTCTCCCTCATGAGCGAACCGATGCCGCACCGGGATCCCGCAGGATGCATTGAGGCAGGCATTCTGATGCTGACGGAGAGCCGCAAGGATGACGGACTCTTTCTCAATTCGTCTGTCGCCCGAAACTTCGCGGCCACGACCCCGGGCTTCGGCGTCTACCACAATGCCGTTCCGCCGGGCCATGAAGAAGAGCGCGCCGCGATCTTGAAAGAGCGTCGCGGGGTTGTCGTGGACCATGTGGGCCTGCCCATCTCGGCTTTGTCTGGGGGCAACCAACAAAAGGTCCTTGTGGCACGGCTTCTGGAAAACCGGCCAAAGCTTTTGATCCTCGATGAGCCGACGCGTGGCGTCGACGTCGGGGCCAAGGCGGAAATCTACAAATCACTGCGCGAATTGGCCGATGAAGGCATGGCGCTTTTGGTCATCTCGTCCGAGCTGATCGAAATCGTGGGCTTGTGCGACCGCGTCCACGTGATGCGCGATGGCGAGCTTGCTGCGGAACTGACAGGGGCTGAGATCACGGAAGAAGCCATCATCTCCGTGGCAGCCGCAGAGACCTCGACCCATCATGGAGTAGCGGCATGA
- a CDS encoding hydantoinase B/oxoprolinase family protein → MVILNFLKNIPPEIFENEMPEVLIRHYGLRDDSGGPGKYRGGTGIEIKFEASLPYTSITSRCMERYIFGPLGRLDGHMGAPGYTTFNPGTNREEDLGKIDVLEMELGDALRIGTQGGGGFGDPLDRSMSAQPRRSTRRTALRPRERA, encoded by the coding sequence ATGGTGATCCTGAACTTCCTCAAGAACATCCCGCCCGAGATCTTCGAGAACGAGATGCCCGAGGTTCTGATCCGGCACTATGGCCTGCGTGATGACTCGGGCGGTCCCGGCAAGTATCGCGGTGGCACAGGCATCGAGATCAAGTTCGAGGCCTCATTGCCCTACACATCGATCACCTCGCGCTGCATGGAGCGTTATATCTTCGGTCCGCTCGGTCGGCTCGACGGTCACATGGGAGCACCCGGCTACACCACCTTCAATCCCGGCACGAACCGGGAAGAAGACCTCGGAAAGATCGACGTTCTGGAGATGGAGCTGGGCGATGCGCTGCGCATCGGGACCCAGGGTGGCGGCGGTTTCGGCGATCCGCTGGATCGGTCGATGTCGGCGCAACCGAGACGAAGCACACGACGCACCGCTCTACGGCCTCGGGAGCGCGCGTGA
- a CDS encoding TauD/TfdA family dioxygenase, giving the protein MGVVDSDPRFQVSFMDNHGAQLDITWADGHRSTFHAVWLRHACQCEDCGTYLSAIRSLRLTEIPDDIELAKVEEHHGEVRIVWCGDSHKSRFPARWLRERCNSESERTRRRWRPVLWSKEIEARVPEADYDACKADDGARLVMLEKLRDHGFVLVRNVPDDPSATEDIAGLAGPLRITNYGSIYDFTYKPDALVYGDLNVALDPHTDEPYRQAPPSVTCFHFIRAAAKGGENTMTDGFRIGAILRDEDPVAFRLLATLPLTFYRRLEGQNRDFRMRAPVFSLDEDGEIAGIRHMDRSIGPADMADDMIRPFYRALRRLQSLLFNPAHQVRVPVGSGEALFFNNQRVLHGRAAFAADGDRYMRTCHVELDEFNSTLRTLAAHQDSESANLNLPHGALV; this is encoded by the coding sequence ATGGGTGTGGTCGATTCCGATCCCCGTTTCCAGGTTTCATTCATGGACAACCACGGCGCCCAGCTCGACATCACTTGGGCCGATGGCCATCGAAGTACATTTCATGCCGTGTGGCTGCGCCATGCCTGCCAGTGCGAGGACTGCGGCACCTACCTCAGCGCCATCCGTTCCTTGCGCCTGACCGAGATCCCCGACGACATCGAACTGGCCAAGGTCGAAGAACACCACGGCGAGGTCAGGATCGTCTGGTGCGGCGATAGCCACAAGAGCCGGTTCCCCGCGCGCTGGCTGCGCGAACGCTGCAACAGCGAGAGTGAGCGCACGCGGCGGCGCTGGCGCCCTGTACTCTGGAGCAAGGAGATCGAAGCGCGTGTGCCCGAGGCGGACTACGATGCGTGCAAGGCCGACGATGGGGCGCGCCTGGTCATGCTCGAAAAGCTCCGGGACCACGGCTTCGTCCTGGTCCGTAACGTGCCGGACGACCCCTCCGCGACCGAGGACATCGCCGGTCTCGCGGGGCCCCTGCGGATCACCAACTACGGCAGCATCTACGACTTCACCTACAAACCCGACGCCTTGGTCTACGGCGATCTCAACGTCGCGCTCGATCCTCACACCGACGAGCCCTATCGGCAGGCGCCGCCGTCGGTGACCTGCTTCCACTTCATCCGCGCAGCAGCCAAAGGCGGGGAAAACACCATGACGGACGGATTCCGCATCGGTGCGATCCTGCGGGACGAGGACCCCGTCGCCTTCCGCCTGCTCGCCACGCTGCCGCTGACCTTCTATCGCCGACTCGAAGGCCAGAATCGCGACTTCCGCATGCGGGCACCGGTCTTCAGCCTCGACGAAGACGGTGAGATCGCCGGCATCCGCCACATGGACCGTTCCATCGGCCCAGCCGACATGGCCGACGACATGATCCGGCCGTTCTACCGGGCTCTCCGCAGGCTGCAGTCGTTGTTGTTCAATCCGGCGCACCAGGTGCGCGTGCCTGTCGGCAGCGGTGAGGCACTGTTCTTTAACAACCAGCGTGTGCTGCACGGCCGCGCCGCCTTCGCAGCAGACGGCGACCGCTACATGCGCACCTGTCATGTCGAGCTCGACGAATTCAATTCGACCCTGCGTACCCTAGCCGCCCACCAGGACAGCGAAAGCGCCAATCTCAACCTGCCCCACGGTGCCTTGGTCTGA
- a CDS encoding helix-turn-helix domain-containing protein — protein sequence MRLGIGLRSDFSVIKSVCLARQSDDADQTRRLLSIAVILDGGSRSDAVRTGGVGLQVIRARVLRFNAGGPEGFRTRKAPGKPSILTDEQRQQLAAVVEADPDRDGVVRWRLVDLAVWVKRTFGVTISRTTVGRELRAMGFRKLSARPQHH from the coding sequence ATGAGGCTGGGTATTGGGCTTCGCAGTGATTTTTCGGTTATCAAGTCGGTGTGTTTGGCGCGACAGAGCGACGATGCAGATCAGACGAGGCGGCTGTTGTCCATCGCGGTGATCCTGGATGGCGGATCGCGATCTGATGCGGTGCGTACTGGCGGAGTTGGTCTGCAGGTCATCCGCGCCCGGGTTCTGCGGTTCAATGCTGGCGGTCCAGAAGGGTTCCGCACCCGCAAGGCGCCGGGCAAACCCTCGATCCTGACGGATGAGCAGCGCCAGCAATTGGCTGCTGTCGTCGAGGCTGACCCCGATCGCGATGGCGTGGTCCGTTGGCGCCTGGTTGATCTGGCCGTGTGGGTCAAGCGCACGTTTGGCGTGACGATCAGTCGCACCACAGTGGGCCGTGAGCTGCGCGCCATGGGTTTCCGCAAGCTTTCGGCGCGTCCCCAGCACCATG
- a CDS encoding HAMP domain-containing histidine kinase: protein MMELAQRMTRHGHHVHDTGSSTKTEFLATISHDLRTPLNAIIGFSDVILEGVFGPLDNPRHDEYVRDINESGRHLLEPINDILDLPKPEAGRQELDEDDVGLISVVALSTKFFREQAERSGTRLGTLMPSDASRLRADTRKLPQLLLNLLSNAVKFTPDHGTVTVEVTARPDGGIDIVISNTGIGMTQSDMVRAFEVFGQVYSALIPKRVDHHALAQFPDPIEVMRSGSLINMFQASQQFATISSSLAKTRFESQLSRMDCQTFSTGFNSGDLGGSGNTAVH, encoded by the coding sequence ATGATGGAACTGGCCCAGCGTATGACGAGGCACGGCCACCATGTCCATGACACCGGCAGCAGCACCAAGACCGAGTTCCTGGCGACGATCAGCCACGATCTCAGGACACCGCTCAATGCGATTATCGGGTTCTCGGATGTGATCCTTGAGGGTGTGTTCGGCCCGCTCGACAATCCGCGCCACGACGAATACGTCCGCGATATCAACGAGAGCGGTCGTCACCTGCTCGAACCAATCAACGACATCCTTGACCTCCCGAAGCCCGAGGCCGGACGTCAGGAATTGGACGAAGACGACGTCGGTCTCATCTCTGTGGTCGCACTTTCGACCAAGTTCTTCCGGGAGCAGGCGGAACGCTCGGGCACCCGTCTCGGCACCCTCATGCCGTCTGATGCATCACGGCTGAGGGCAGACACCAGGAAGCTTCCCCAGTTGCTGCTCAATCTCTTGTCGAACGCGGTGAAATTCACGCCCGACCACGGTACCGTCACGGTCGAGGTCACGGCGCGACCCGATGGCGGCATCGATATCGTGATCAGCAATACAGGCATCGGGATGACACAAAGCGATATGGTCCGAGCCTTCGAGGTCTTCGGCCAAGTGTATAGCGCCCTGATACCAAAGCGCGTTGATCATCACGCATTGGCCCAGTTCCCCGATCCGATTGAGGTGATGCGATCTGGGTCCTTGATCAACATGTTCCAAGCCTCGCAACAGTTCGCCACGATATCGTCGTCGCTTGCGAAGACGCGGTTTGAGAGCCAGTTGTCCCGGATGGACTGCCAGACGTTTTCGACTGGGTTCAACTCAGGCGACCTCGGTGGCAGTGGTAATACCGCGGTCCATTGA